The following is a genomic window from Deltaproteobacteria bacterium.
GCAGGAACGTGGTAGGCACCATAGTGCCCCCTGAGCTGAAAGAGATGATCCTGGACATCCCCAGAAATCCGGCTAAGTATCAGGTCAATGAGAATGTGAATATCACAAAGGACGGCCGGAAAGTGTGGGTTTCCTGGTCCAACAAGCCTATCCTCGACTCTGCCGGCAAGACCCTCGGTACCATTGCGATCGGTCACGATATTACCGAAAGAAAGGAGATGGAAGACAGGTTCGTCCAAGCCGAGAAACTCAAGGCTCTGGGAGAGATGGCCGGTGGCGTTGCCCATGATTTCAACAACTTCCTGGCCGCTATCCTCGGTAGGGCCGAACTCATGAAACTCTACCTCACCACCCATGGGAGGAAGGAGAGGAGGAGTTCCACGAAACACCTTCTCAACGGCCTTGAGGTCATCGATCGGGCTGCCACCGACGCGGCCGAGACGGTCCGCAGGATTCAGGAGTTCACCCGGACAAAGCCTGAGAGGGATTTTGTCCAAGTGAGACTCAACCAACTCGTTAAAGAAGTGATTGAGCTTACCCGTCCCCGGTGGAAAGACGAGGCTGAATCGAAGGGAATAAAATACACCATCAAACAAGAACTGAAAGCCAACCGGCCGGTCGCCGGTATTCCGTCTGAACTCCGGGAGGTTCTGATCAATCTCGTGATCAACGCATTCGACGCCATGCCCGGAGGCGGAGAATTGACCATAAGAACGGAAACCGACGGTCATTTCACCAGCATCTGGGTGACAGACACCGGGATAGGGCTCACAAAGGCCACAAGAAAAAAAATATTCGATCCCTTTTTCACTACCAAGGGTCCCAAAAGCAGCGGCCTTGGCCTCAGTGTCTCTTACAGGATCGTGGAGCGCCACGGGGGAGAAATATTCGTCGCCAACGGGAGAACAAAAGGGGCGGCATTCTGCGTGAAGCTTCCAATTGCAGAAAAATTCCAGCCAAAGAACATCCAAGAAGAGGTCCCGAGTGGGGGGAAGAAGGCCGCCATTCTCGTCATCGATGACGAACCCGAGATTCGCAACAGCCTTCGCGAAATCCTCTCCCAAGAAGGTCACAGGGTGACCATAGCGGAAAGCGGGAAACAGGGGCTAGAGGCCTTCAAAACCAACCGATTCGACATGGTCCTCACCGATCTCGGAATGCCGGGAATGTCGGGCTGGCAGCTTGCCAAAGAGATCAAGGAACTCAATCCCGCGACCCCCGTCGCCATTATCACAGGCTGGGGCCTCGATGTCGACCCTCACAAGATGCGAAACGCGGGGGTTGACCTCTTCATCGCAAAACCCTTCAGGATCAACGACATCCGAAGATTGGTGACGAACGGCATGGAGCTCAAGAAACAGGCGGCTTCCTGATGGTTCGTAATGCCGAAGGGGGGACTCGAACCCCCACAGGCTGTCGCCCACCACCCCCTCAAGATGGCGTGTCTACCAGTTCCACCACTTCGGCTCTTCACGTTCTTCCCTGTGAGCCTTTCCCGTTTGTCCCGGCAGGCAAGGCCGCCGTCACTCGGGCGTCCTCGCCGGAGTCGTTTCCCCCTTAGCCGGAGCCCTCTCCTCGGAGACCGGCTGTCTGGTGGGGGTCAGCTTCACCCTTTGGGGAATGGACCAAAAGGCAAGCAGAAGGGATGTCAGCATGAACACGACCGCAGCCACTGTCGTGATCTTGGTGAGAAACCCCGCCGCACCCGGGCTCCCGAACAGAGTCTGGCTCGAACCCCCGAAAGCCGCCCCCATCTCGGCGCCCTTCCCCGATTGAAGGAGAATGATCAGGATGAGGGCCAAACAGACAATTATGTGGACAATGAGGACAAAAGAAGGGAACATCCGAAGCTCTCCTCTCCAAATCTCCCCCTGAGTTTATCACTTTTTTTCGAATTTAACAATTCTTGAAAAGGAATCCGCCTCGAGACTCGCCCCGCCGACGAGGGCACCGTCGATATCGGGCTGCTCCATGAGTTCTGCTATGTTTTCCGGTTTCACACTGCCGCCGTACTGGATTCTGGTGCTCTCGGCCGTCTTCTCGCCGAACATCTCCCGGAGAACGGATCTGATCCGGCCATGCATCTCCTCAGCCTGCTGCGCGGTGGCCGTCTTGCCTGTACCGATTGCCCATACAGGCTCATAGGCCAGCACAACGGCAGGCATGCTCTCTTGAGGTATCCCCTCAAGACAGGCCCTGACCTGACCCTCGACGACCGAGGAGGCTCTCCCGGATTCCCTCTGCTCAAGGGATTCGCCCACACACACGATCGGTTCCAGTCCCCCCGCCAAAGCGGCCCGGATCTTCCTGTTCACCGACTCGTCGGTCTCGCAGAAGTACAGGCGGCGCTCGGAGTGCCCCAGTATGACGTACCGACAACCCACATCCCTCAACATGGTCACGGAAACCTCACCCGTGAAGGCCCCTTCCTTTTCCCAAAAGACGTCCTGAGCCGAAAGGGAGATACAGGTTCCCTGAATCTCACGACCCACCGGTAGAAGGGCGGTAAAGGGAGGGGCCACGGCGAGGTCCACGTCATCTCTCTCACCTATCAGCCGTTTTAACTCCTGTACCAGGTTCACGGCCTCCTGGACCGTCTTGTTCATCTTCCAGTTTCCCACCACAATTGGCTTCCGCATAAGGCTGATCCCCCGTCCTACCTCACCGATCCGGTCATGGTGAGACATCCCTCAGTGCCTCGATCCCCGGCAACCTCTTCCCCTCGAGAAACTCCAGGGAGGCCCCTCCTCCTGTCGAAATGTGACTTATCCCTTGAGACAGCCCCATCATCTTCACCGCCGCTACACTATCCCCTCCGCCGACTAAACTCAGAGCTTTGGACCGGGCGACCGCCTCCGCAATGCCACGGGTCCCGCGGCTGAAGGGTTCCATCTCAAAGATACCCATAGGACCGTTCCAGACAATGGTCCTGGCCGTTTCGATCTTTTCCGAGTACAGCCGTACCGTCTCAGGGCCGATGTCGACCCCTATCCAGTCTGGAGGAAAATCCTCTGTGGCGACCACCTTCCACTTCGCCTGGGGATCTATCCTTTCAGCCACGACATGATCGACCGGCAGAAGCAGTGTGGCGCCTCTGGCTTTGGACTCTGCAAGAGTCTCACGGGCCAGCTCGATTCTCTCATCCTCCACCTTCGATCTTCCTGTTTTTCCGCCTCCCGCCCGGATAAAAGTATACGCCATAGCCCCGCCTATCAGAAAGACGGAGGCCCTGCCCAGAAGATTTTGGATTACCCCGATCTTGTCAGAAACTTTCGCCCCCCCGAGAACGGCTACAAAGGGCGCCTCGGGAGACACGAGGACCCGCTCGAGATACTCGATCTCCCTCTTCATCAAGAACCCGGCACCCTTTGTGCCGAAATAGCGCACCATGCCCACCGTGGAAGCGTGGGCCCGATGGGCGGCTCCGAAGGCGTCGTTTATGTATACCTCTGCCAGAGAAGCCAGAGCCCTGGCAAAGGTCTCATCGTTTGCCTCCTCCTCCGGGTGAAACCTCAGGTTTTCCAGGAGGATCACCCGACGCTCCCCCATCGCCTCGATCTGCCTTTCCACCCTCTCTCCCACACAGTCTTCCCCTTGGATCACGTCCTCACCGAGAAGCTTGGAAAGCCGCCTGCTTACGGGAAGGAGGCTCAATCCGGGATCCCGCTTCCCCTTGGGTCTCCCTAGGTGTGAGGCCAGCACCAGAAGGGCCGCACCGTTGTCCAGAGCATATCGGATAGTGGGAAGAGCTGCAAGGATACGGGTATCATCCGACACCTCGCGTTCCTTCAAGGGGACGTTGAAATCCACCCTGATGAAGACCCGCTTCCCCTGCAGGTCGATCTGATCGATGAACTTGATGGTCCCATCCATTCTTCTCTCCCATCACATCGAGATGTAGGCCAGAAACTCGGCCATCCGGGTCGAGAAGCCCCACTCGTTGTCGTACCACGAGATCACCTTGACGAGATTTCCCCCCACCACCTTCGTGGAGAGGGCATCCACAATGGATGAGTAAGTACTTCCGGTGTAGTCCCTCGAGACGAGGGGTTCGTCGCTGACCGCGAGAATCCCCTTCATCGACCCGTCGGCGTATTTCCTGAAAGCCCCGTTTACAGAATCGACCGTAACAGAGGTCTTGAGGCTGCAGACCAGGTCTACAACCGAGACCGTGGGAGTGGGCACGCGTATCGCCATTCCGTCGAGCCTGCCCTTGAGTTCCGGGATGACAAGGGAGATTGCAACCGCGGCTCCGGTTGTCGTAGGAATCATGGATAGACCCGCAGCCCTGGCCCTACGCAGGTCTTTGTGGGGGAAATCGAGGATCACCTGGTCGTTGGTGTAGGCATGGGCCGTCGTCATAAGCCCATGCTCGATGCCGAACTCGTCATTGAGCACTTTGGCGATGGGCGCCAGGCAGTTGGTCGTACAGGACCCCATGGATAGAATGTGATGTGCCTCGCGGTCATACTCCTTTTCGTTGACCCCCAAGACCAATGTCTTGTCCGGATCCTTGGCCGGGGCCGAGATTACAACCTTCTTCGCCCCTGCCTCGAGATGCTTGGAAGCACTCTCCCTGTCCCGGAAGCGTCCCGTACTCTCCAAGACTACCTCCACTCCAAGGTCCTTCCAGGGCAGCTTCTTCGGCTCTCTGACGGCCAGGACCTTGACCTCGTGTCCGTCCACTACGATGGCCCCTCCCTTGGTCTCAATCTTGCCTTGATAATGTCCGTAGGTCGAATCGTACTTGAGCAGATGGCCGAGGGTCTCTGCATCGGTCAGATCGTTGACCGCGATGATCTCCAAGTCTCTACTGGCTGCCGCTGCTCGGAAAACGAGGCGCCCTATTCTTCCGAAACCATTGATACCGACCCTGACTGTCATATTCCCTTCCTCCCCTCTTGCCCTATCTTTTGCCGTGTGCTTGGGATCTGAACTACCTAAATCTATCTGGATAGCGCCTCCTGAGTCAACTCTTTTTTCGAGTTTGCCGGCATTGGGAGAAGACGGCTATCCCTGACCGAGATTCGTGGGTCGTGTTCGTGATTCGTGTTCGTGATTCGTGTTCGTGATTCGTGTTCGTGGGTCGTGTTCGTGATTCGTGATTCGTGTTCGTGGGTCGTGTTCGTGACTCGTGGGTCGTGTTCGTGGGGAAGGGGCAGGAACTGCCCACCCGCGAGACTCGAGAGAGTCACCGCGTGAGCTCAGGAGCCTGGGAACAAGGGGTTTCCCCTTGAGAATCAAGAAATATCCTTAGAAACCAAGACACCCCAGGACATGTCTTCCGAGAAATGGGGGAACCCCTCTGATAAGTCTCGGTTGACAAAGAATGGAGGGAATCATATTTTTTCTGTGTATGAATCCCAACAAAACCAGAGCACTAGATCGGAGAAAGAAACAACAGAACGTCGAGATCGTCGGCGATTTTCTCCAGGCTGCCGTGACCTACAGGGAGATAAGGGCCCTCTACCGGAAAGGAGAACTCCGTTTTCATCATATCGAGACCCTGATCGACGACAAGGGGGACAGTATTCTTTTCCGTCTGAAAGGCAACTGCCACGCTCTCTTCCGGAACAACAAGGTCCCCTCCTGTCGCGATGGGGAGAGGCTCTTCGACCTTGCGGTAGGGTCTATCTTCCACGAAGCCATGAAACTCCGGGAAAACCTTTACCAAGTCGAGATCTACCGTCCCAAGCACCGTGACATCCGAATGGAGAAGCCCCTGAACAGGAAAGTCCTTTTGGAACGGCTCGAGAGGACCGTTATGAGGGCGGAACAGGGCGTCCGGGACGGTATCGCAGACATAGGTGCACTTTTCGATGACACTCTGGATCAACTGGCCGAACTCATGGAGGGATACGGAGAGAATGAGCTCCTTGTCCGGTATCTGATCACCAACAGGAAGCTCTTTGACAAGGTATACGGAAGGAGACGCCTGGAGAAGATTTTCGCTTCCATGTTCGGCAAGGGGCCCATACAGGCTCACCGGATCGCGGCTTTGAGCTATCTGGAGAGTGGATACTACGATATGGCTGCCCGCATCCTAGAAAAGGCGAAGAGGCTCGCCCTGGAGGATGAGAAGCTGGAATTCCTCTACAAGTATGCAAAGGGATTGGATGCATACTACAACAACAACTACCAGAGTGCTCTCTGGTATTTCGGTAGACTCTCTTCCGTGGATCGCAGATTCAAGGGGAAACGGACCTATCTCAATCAGGCCGTTGCGGTCTGCCGTGAAATCGCGCTGGAAAGCCTCGCTGAACAGAACAAGGGGATGGCTCTACGGGCCAATCAAACGGCTCAACGACTGCAGACATCCCAGAAATGACACCTTCAATCGATCTCGCCCTTTTGAAAGGAGTAACCCATGCCCATATACGAGTATCGTTGCGAAAAATGCGGGAAGGAATTCGAGAAGCTCGTTCTCCCCAACTCTCAAGAACCGACCTGTCCCGGGTGCGATGCCCGTCAGGTGAGTCGTATCATGTCGGTTTGTGCCTTTTCCGTGGGAGGCAACTTCAAAAGCACCGCGAGTTCGCCCTGCAGCTCGTGCGCACCGTCTCCGGCGGGCTGTGCGTCCTGTGGCGTCAAGCACTGATCTGTGGCCTTGGTCCCGGGGCTTCCTGACTTTTCGATTACAGATTCCCAGGCATGCCGACTCCACCTTCCCCTCCCCCTGAGAGGGGCACATCCCCGTTCTCTTGTTCCGGTTTCAATTCTCCCGACGCCTCAGCTTCTCCACGAGAAACTCAAGCTCCCGGTTGATCTTGGGTTTCTCCTGGATCTCCCTTTCCACGACTCCGATCGAGTGGATCACAGAGGCATGGTCCCTGCAGAAGGCCTTTCCAATGGCCTCCAGAGACTGGGTCGTGAACTTCCGGGACAGGTACATGGCGAGCTGCCTTGGGTGGCAGATGCTCTTCCTTCTGGAAGGAGAGACGAGCTGCTCCACCTCGAGGTGATACTGGTGGGCCACGAGTTTCTGGATCGACTCGATGGTGATCTGCCTGTTCTCGGCCACCTGGAAAGAACCCGTCACCTCCTGGGCGAGTTCGAGATTGATGGGGCGAAACAGGAGAGAAGATTTGGCCATGAGATTGATCAACAACCCCTCGAGTCTACGAATGCTGCCGGATATGCGGGAGGCCAGAAATTCCACAACCTCATCGGGGAGAACCACTCCATCAAAGGCCGCCTTGTGGCGGAGAATCCTCTTCCGCGTTTCAAAGTCCGGAGGCTGGATATCGACAACCAAGCCGCTCCCCAGGCGAGACCTGAGACCCTCTGTCATGTAACCCAACTCGTGGGGAGAGACGGCACCTGTGACAACCACCTTCTTGCCCGAGTTGTACAGATGGTCGAGCGTATGGCAAACCTCGGCCTGGGTCTTCTCCTTTCCACTGAAGAAATGAACTCCGTCGATGAAAAGAATATCACAGCGTTTCCTGTACTTTTCCTTGAATTCCCACATCTCGTTTCTCCGGATCGCCGATATCATCTCGTTGACGAATTCTTCTGCGGTCACATAGACTATTCGAGTGTCGGGCTCGTTGGAACGAATAAAATTACCAATGGCTCCGGAGAGATGACTCTTGCCCAGGCCGCTTTCTCCATAAAGGTAGAGAGGACTGTAGTTGCTCCGGCCCTGCGTGGCAACCGCCCGTGCCGCCTGGTAGGCAAACCTGTTGCAGGGGCCGACCACGAACCGGTCAAAGGTAAACCGCTGATTGCCAATGGGAAAGGGATTGGAAGGACCCAGCCCCGGGAGCGTCATCTGTCCCGCTAGCGCACGTTTTCTCCTGCTTCTGGAATTGGCCTCGGACTTGAGTGGGCTGGAAATCCGGTAGAGTTTCCCCACCCCTCTCTCTCCTCTCGGGAGTTCAGCGGACCTGACTCCACGGAACCCAAAGTCCCCTTTCCCAGGGGAGCAGGCACCCCGGCTGTTTGCTGTCTTGGTCTCCCAAGGCTTACTCATGGTTCGCTCCGTTGATTCCTTCAGAAGGCGGACAACCACTGTGAATCGGTTACTCCTCCCCCTTGTCGAGTCGGGGGCGTGAGGAGAAGGGTAGAACAGCTTCTCACCATCTCTATATGGGGAGGCCGGAACCATGTCAAACCCGGTTTTTGGGAATCTCTTCCACCGCGGCTCTCGGTTTTTCCACACCTCCATTCCTTTTGCCAAAGAGCCTCCCCAAGGGGGACAGGCCCGGGCCGATAGGGGAACAAGGGCTTCCAGAAAAAATCGGCTTTGCCAAATCCTTTCGGCCTGTTGTTTGATCAATCCACTGTTGTTAACATCCTTTTCCACAAGAGGTGCTCTCCTGTTTTCTCTCATTTTCTTCTTTTTTTGCTCTATTTGACGGATTTCTCTACGGATGGGCCCTACTGTTCCGAAAACAGAGAGATTCCCTATTTCAAAATCCCTCAAAAACTGCTATAAACTCCGCATGAAAGTTGTCTTCTTGGGAACAGGGGGAACGATCCCCACTGCCAAGCGCAAGCATCCCGCCGTGGCCATGCGATGGGAAGGAGATGTACTTCTCTTCGATTGCGGCGAAGGGGTCCAAACCCAGATCTTCAAGACCGGTCTCGGCATCGCGTCGATCCAGGCGATTCTGATCTCCCACCTTCACGGCGATCATGTCCTGGGGCTTCCGGGTCTTCTGATGACAATGACCCAGAGCAGCCGTTCCCGGCTCCTGGAACTGATCGGCCCGATCGGTCTGGCCCGTTGGATCCGCCATGTCTGTGAAGACCTCAATTTCAGACCCTCCTTTGAGATCGCCGTAAGAGAGATCAAGTCCGGACCGGCTCTTGTCTCACCTAAGTACCGGATTCATGCATTCCCCCTGGACCACACCGTCCTGACGTTGGGCTATTGTTTCGAGGAGAATGAGCGACCTGGAAGGTTTCGTGTGCAAGAGGCGCTTAGACTCCGGGTACCCCGGGGGCCCCTTTGGGGGAGACTCCAAGCGGGTCAAACCGTTGAACTTGAAGGGGGAAGGAAGGTTCACCCATGGGAGGTTCTTGGAGAACCTCGGCCGGGGATCAAGGTCGTTTACGCAGTCGATTCAAGACCCTCAAAAGAGACATTACGGGCGGCCTCTGGAGCGGATCTTCTCGTCCACGACGCCATGTTTCTGCCTCAGGATCTCGACAAGGCGAAGGCCAGGGGGCACTCTACAACAACCGAGGCAGCAGAGTTGGCCTCGAAGGCGCGGGTAAGACGCCTGATTCTGACACACATATCGCCTCGCTACCACGGGCAAGAGAAAAGGATTCTCAGAGAGGCCCGCAAGATCTTCCCCTCTTCCATGGTGGCCGAGGATCTCATGGAGATCGAGATACTCCACCGTGACGGTACAGGCGCCGGGTAGACCCCAAGGGCAAACACCACGCCGGGTTGCTATCTGCTCACAATCGCCCTCATCCTGGCCATGATGTTCTCTACGGTGAAGCCGTATCCCTCCATCACCCTTTTCCCGGGTGCTGAAGCTCCGAACCTGTCTATGCCCATCACCTCCCCTTCGAGTCCCACATAACGCTCCCAGCCAAACGGAGAGGCCGCCTCAACAGCCAGGCGAGGCTTGATCTCAGGGGGCAGCACGGCCTGTCTGTAATGCTCGTCTTGGGCCTCAAAGAGCTCCCAGCTCGGCATGTTAACCATCCTCACTCCGAGTCCCTCATGGGAGAGTCTCTTCCATGCTTCAAGGGCCAGGGAGACCTCTGATCCGGTCGCGATCAGGATGGCCTCCAGTTCTCCCTTCTCCCGGCCCAACACGTAGCCCCCCTTTCGAAGTTCGTCGGCAGGGGGGTAAACCGAACGATCCAGGATGGGGAGCCCTTGGCGGCTAAGAACGATGGCAACCGGGCCGCTTCTCCGTTCCAAAGCCACACGCCAGGCCACGGCGGTTTCATTGGCGTCCGCTGGGCGTATCGTGGTCATGAACGGGATCGCCCTCAGGGAGGCGAGGTGCTCGATGGGCTGGTGGGTGGGCCCGTCCTCCCCAACCCCGATGCTGTCATGGGTGAAGACGTAGACGACCGGAAGCCTCATCATACACGCAAGCCTTATGGAGGGCCTGAGATAGTCTGAGAAGACCAGGAACGTTCCTCCGAAAGGTCGAACCCCCCCGTGGAGCGCCATGCCGGAAAGGACCGCTCCCATGGCGTGCTCCCGGATACCGAAGTGAAGATTCCGGTTCTGGAAGCTCTCCCTTTCGAAGTCGCCTTCGCCCTCGAGGTAGGTGTTGTTGGAGGGGGCCAGATCCGCCGATCCCCCTATCAACTCGGTAATACGAGGCGCCAAGCTGTTGAGAACTCTTCCAGAGGCGACCCGGGTAGCCATAGGACTCTGGTCCGGCGTGAAATCAGGGATGTCCCGGTCCCATTGCGGGGGGAGGTTTCTCTCCATGACACGTTGCCATTGTGAAGCCAGATCCGGAAAGGCCCTGCTATAAGAGGAAAAAGCCTCCTGCCAATCAATTTCTGCACGTTTCCTCTCGCCGACACGCTGGCGGAAATGTCGAAGGGCCTCATCGGGAACGAAAAACTCCTCCTCTGCGGGCCATCCAAGGTTTTCTTTTGTCAGGCGTATCTCGTCGGCCCCGAGAGGGGCTCCGTGAGCAGCGGCCGTGTCTTGCTTGTTCGGACTCCCGTAAGCGATGTGGGTTCTCAGTATGATCAAAGAGGGCCGTTCCTGATCATCCCTGGCGGCCTCGAGGGAAGTCCGGATAGCATCGAGGTCGTTGCCGTCCTCCACGTGCTGGACCTGCCATCCATAGGCTTCGAAGCGTTTTGCCACATCCTCCGAGAAAGCCAGGGATGTCTTTCCTTCGATGGTAATGCTGTTATCGTCATAAAGGTAAACCAACCTCGAAAGTCCCAGATGGCCGGCCAGGGAGGCGGCTTCTGAAGTCAGACCCTCCATGAGATCGCCGTCGCTGCACAGGACGTAAACCCAGTGGCTCACGATTTCATGGCCCGGCCGGTTGAAGCGGGCTGCCAGATGCCTCTCTGCCAGAGCCATACCCACACCGTTGCCAAAACCCTGGCCGAGAGGCCCTGTGGTAGTCTCGATCCCCACGCGGGGGCTGTGCTCCGGGTGCCCCGGCGTCTTACTCCCCCACTGCCGGAAGTTCCGGAGGTCGTCCAGGGAAAGATCATACCCAGCCAGAAAGAGCAGGCTATAGAGGAGCATGGACGCGTGGCCGGCAGAGAGTATGAATCGATCTCTGTCAGGCCACAGGGGGTTTTCGGGGTTGTGTCTCATGAACTCCGTAAAAAGCACGTAGGCGGCGGGAGCAAGGGCCATGGGTGTTCCCGGGTGTCCTGATTTTGCCTTCTCAACGGCATCCATGGCAAGGGTCCTGATGGTATTGATGCATAGTTCATCCAGATTCTTCTCAGCCGACATTTTCTCCTCCTCAACAAAAAGAATATGAAACCGGCCCTTCAGCCCTCGGGTCTCCGCTCCCCTAAAGGGCCATCATGCCCCTGGCCATAGAGGCAGGTAGTCATGGAGTCGGTGACGATTCAATCAATGGGCGGTCTCTCCAGGTAGACCCCTGTCTCCTGTTCAAAGGTATAGGCGGTTTGGAGAAGAGTCTTCTCGTCAAAGCTCCTCCCCAAGAGCTGAAGGCCGATGGGAAGCCTGTCTCGGCTGAAACCGCAGGGAATAGAAATGCCGGGGATGCCCGCCATATTGACGGGGATCGTAAAAACATCCATCAGGTACATCTGGAGGGGGTCTTCTGTCTTCTCTCCGATAGGGAAGGCGGGCGTCGGACAGGTGGGCGCCAGAATCACGTCCACGACTTCGAATGCATCGTCGAAGTCCTGCTTCACCAGCCTCCTGACCTGTGTCGCCTTTCTGTAGTATGCGTCGTAGTAGCCCGCCGAGAGCGCATAGGTTCCCAACATGATCCTCCGTTTGACTTCCGCGCCAAACCCCTCGGTTCGGGTCTTCTCGTACATGTCGATGATCCCTCCATACCCCTGACACCTGTGGCCATACTTCACCCCATCGTATCTGGCCAGATTCGAACTGGCCTCAGCAGTACTGATGATGTAGTAAGCAGCCTGAGCATAGGCTGTATGGGGAAGGGAAATGGTGGTGCACCTCGCCCCCAGCTCCTCGAAAAGTCCGATGGTTTTGTCAAGGACCCTTTCAACGTCCGGGTCCATCCCCTCTATGAAATACTCCTTGGGGATACCGAGGCGGAGCCCCTTCACATCCCTTACGAGGGACCGTCTGAAATCCGGGACCTCAACCTTTGCCGACGTGGAATCCCTGGGATCAAACCCGCAGATCGCTTTCAGCAGGATGGCAGCATCTTCCACATCCTTTGTCATGGGGCCGACCTGATCGAGGGATGAAGCGAATGCCACGAGACCATACCTGGAAACTCTTCCGTATGTCGGCTTCAGTCCTACAACCCCGCAGAATGAAGCTGGTTCCCGGATAGAACCCCCCGTGTCCGATCCAATGGCGCCAGCGCAGGTATCCGCAGCCACGGCCGCTGCGCACCCGCCACTCGATCCCCCCGGCACGCGTTCCAGCGACCAGGGATTCCTCGTAGGTCCGAAACAAGAGTTCTCCGTGGAAGACCCCATGGCAAACTCATCCATGTTTACCTTTCCGAGAATCACCGCTCCCTGGGCCTTCAGTCTCTGAACGACCGTGGCGTCATACGGCGGGATGTAGTCGGCAAGAATCGCTGAGCCGCAGGTCGTCCTTATACCCCTGGTACAGAGAATGTCCTTGATCGCGAGGGGGACTCCGCAAAGAGCCGGGAGATCCCCTCCACTCTCGATCGCCTCATCGGCCCTCCTGGCCTGTTCAAGGGCCTCCTTTCTTGCAACAACCAAATAGGCATGAATCTGGGGATCGATCTTTTCGATCCGCCGGAAAAAGGCCTGAACCACCTCGACGGACGAAACCTCTCTCCGGACAAGCATCTCCCTGAGCGCATGGATAGTGAGTCCGCGGAGTTCCATGGCATCTTTCCTCATCATCCCTTAACGATCCTGGGAACCTTGAAAAACCCCCCCTCTCTTTCCGGGGCGTTCTGCAAAGCTTCCTCCTGGGAAAAGGACTCCTGGACCGCATCCTCTCTGAAGGCATTCGACATGCCGACCACATGGGACATGGGCTCCACACGGGAGGTATCGAGCTCGTTCAGTTTCTCCATGTAGGAGAGAATCCTGTTGAGCTGAACCGCAAACGTTTCGGTCTCTCCCTCTGACAGCCTCAATCGCGCCAGCCCCGCCAAGTACCGCACCTCTTCTCTTGAGATCCTGTCCCTGTCCATCTCCCCCGCCTCAATCATGAGCCAGCCCACTCCTGGCCCACCGGAACTCAGATGATACTTCCTGGAACCAAGAAAACCCCATCCTTCACGAAAACGCGTGCCCAACTCCTTGGCACCGGTTACAGGCCCGGCATCCATCAAGGATAGCAATATCCGGGACGGTGATTC
Proteins encoded in this region:
- the gatC gene encoding Asp-tRNA(Asn)/Glu-tRNA(Gln) amidotransferase subunit GatC; protein product: MDRDRISREEVRYLAGLARLRLSEGETETFAVQLNRILSYMEKLNELDTSRVEPMSHVVGMSNAFREDAVQESFSQEEALQNAPEREGGFFKVPRIVKG
- the gatA gene encoding Asp-tRNA(Asn)/Glu-tRNA(Gln) amidotransferase subunit GatA produces the protein MELRGLTIHALREMLVRREVSSVEVVQAFFRRIEKIDPQIHAYLVVARKEALEQARRADEAIESGGDLPALCGVPLAIKDILCTRGIRTTCGSAILADYIPPYDATVVQRLKAQGAVILGKVNMDEFAMGSSTENSCFGPTRNPWSLERVPGGSSGGCAAAVAADTCAGAIGSDTGGSIREPASFCGVVGLKPTYGRVSRYGLVAFASSLDQVGPMTKDVEDAAILLKAICGFDPRDSTSAKVEVPDFRRSLVRDVKGLRLGIPKEYFIEGMDPDVERVLDKTIGLFEELGARCTTISLPHTAYAQAAYYIISTAEASSNLARYDGVKYGHRCQGYGGIIDMYEKTRTEGFGAEVKRRIMLGTYALSAGYYDAYYRKATQVRRLVKQDFDDAFEVVDVILAPTCPTPAFPIGEKTEDPLQMYLMDVFTIPVNMAGIPGISIPCGFSRDRLPIGLQLLGRSFDEKTLLQTAYTFEQETGVYLERPPID
- the dnaA gene encoding chromosomal replication initiator protein DnaA, whose product is MGKLYRISSPLKSEANSRSRRKRALAGQMTLPGLGPSNPFPIGNQRFTFDRFVVGPCNRFAYQAARAVATQGRSNYSPLYLYGESGLGKSHLSGAIGNFIRSNEPDTRIVYVTAEEFVNEMISAIRRNEMWEFKEKYRKRCDILFIDGVHFFSGKEKTQAEVCHTLDHLYNSGKKVVVTGAVSPHELGYMTEGLRSRLGSGLVVDIQPPDFETRKRILRHKAAFDGVVLPDEVVEFLASRISGSIRRLEGLLINLMAKSSLLFRPINLELAQEVTGSFQVAENRQITIESIQKLVAHQYHLEVEQLVSPSRRKSICHPRQLAMYLSRKFTTQSLEAIGKAFCRDHASVIHSIGVVEREIQEKPKINRELEFLVEKLRRREN
- the rnz gene encoding ribonuclease Z, with the protein product MKVVFLGTGGTIPTAKRKHPAVAMRWEGDVLLFDCGEGVQTQIFKTGLGIASIQAILISHLHGDHVLGLPGLLMTMTQSSRSRLLELIGPIGLARWIRHVCEDLNFRPSFEIAVREIKSGPALVSPKYRIHAFPLDHTVLTLGYCFEENERPGRFRVQEALRLRVPRGPLWGRLQAGQTVELEGGRKVHPWEVLGEPRPGIKVVYAVDSRPSKETLRAASGADLLVHDAMFLPQDLDKAKARGHSTTTEAAELASKARVRRLILTHISPRYHGQEKRILREARKIFPSSMVAEDLMEIEILHRDGTGAG
- the tkt gene encoding transketolase is translated as MSAEKNLDELCINTIRTLAMDAVEKAKSGHPGTPMALAPAAYVLFTEFMRHNPENPLWPDRDRFILSAGHASMLLYSLLFLAGYDLSLDDLRNFRQWGSKTPGHPEHSPRVGIETTTGPLGQGFGNGVGMALAERHLAARFNRPGHEIVSHWVYVLCSDGDLMEGLTSEAASLAGHLGLSRLVYLYDDNSITIEGKTSLAFSEDVAKRFEAYGWQVQHVEDGNDLDAIRTSLEAARDDQERPSLIILRTHIAYGSPNKQDTAAAHGAPLGADEIRLTKENLGWPAEEEFFVPDEALRHFRQRVGERKRAEIDWQEAFSSYSRAFPDLASQWQRVMERNLPPQWDRDIPDFTPDQSPMATRVASGRVLNSLAPRITELIGGSADLAPSNNTYLEGEGDFERESFQNRNLHFGIREHAMGAVLSGMALHGGVRPFGGTFLVFSDYLRPSIRLACMMRLPVVYVFTHDSIGVGEDGPTHQPIEHLASLRAIPFMTTIRPADANETAVAWRVALERRSGPVAIVLSRQGLPILDRSVYPPADELRKGGYVLGREKGELEAILIATGSEVSLALEAWKRLSHEGLGVRMVNMPSWELFEAQDEHYRQAVLPPEIKPRLAVEAASPFGWERYVGLEGEVMGIDRFGASAPGKRVMEGYGFTVENIMARMRAIVSR